One genomic window of Haloferax mediterranei ATCC 33500 includes the following:
- a CDS encoding TIGR01548 family HAD-type hydrolase, translating into MHADVVVLDIDGVLVDVADSYRRAIVESVERHYGTTISRDDVQLFKDAGGFNNDWELTYAAALYVLTARETGHSLAEFTDEIATRGGGLDAAEAVVESALDDPSVVFDEWDTEALRETFQALYLGGDLYRDLEGGEPPFEASGYIHDEPVILRQETLNAFGDREIGVVTGRPSAEADIALDRVDLDVDDDHRFTMDDWEEGKPHPAALVTVAERLGAESVVFVGDTLDDVKTALNADAADPERVYYGVGVLSGGLSGDEGRQKFSEIGASAVVEDVNEVPGLLD; encoded by the coding sequence ATGCACGCGGACGTTGTCGTTCTCGATATCGACGGAGTGCTCGTGGATGTCGCCGACTCCTACCGGCGCGCCATCGTCGAGTCGGTGGAGCGACACTACGGCACGACCATCTCCCGAGACGACGTTCAACTGTTCAAGGACGCCGGCGGGTTCAACAACGACTGGGAACTGACCTACGCGGCGGCCCTGTACGTACTCACGGCCCGCGAGACGGGCCACTCGCTCGCCGAGTTCACCGACGAAATCGCCACCCGCGGCGGCGGCCTCGACGCTGCGGAGGCTGTCGTCGAATCGGCTCTCGACGACCCTTCTGTCGTCTTCGACGAGTGGGACACCGAAGCGCTCCGAGAGACGTTTCAGGCGCTCTACCTTGGCGGGGACCTCTACCGTGACCTCGAAGGCGGTGAGCCACCATTCGAGGCGTCCGGCTACATCCACGACGAGCCCGTGATTCTCCGCCAAGAGACGCTGAACGCCTTCGGCGACCGGGAAATCGGCGTCGTCACCGGTCGTCCCTCGGCCGAGGCCGATATTGCGCTCGACCGCGTCGACCTCGATGTGGACGATGACCACCGATTCACGATGGACGACTGGGAGGAAGGAAAGCCCCACCCGGCCGCCCTCGTGACTGTCGCCGAACGACTCGGCGCGGAGTCAGTCGTCTTCGTCGGCGACACCCTCGACGACGTAAAGACGGCGCTGAACGCCGACGCAGCAGACCCCGAACGCGTCTACTACGGCGTCGGCGTTCTCTCCGGCGGTCTGAGCGGCGACGAGGGACGACAGAAGTTCTCCGAAATCGGCGCGTCGGCGGTCGTCGAGGACGTAAACGAGGTTCCGGGACTTCTCGACTGA
- a CDS encoding DUF7534 family protein, translating into MGHFRAFLVTLLALDAVVFVVGSFLLPPDPFTQLLMVGPALLLAPAVAWWLVYRDGFARVQGLIEPDE; encoded by the coding sequence ATGGGCCACTTCCGCGCGTTCCTCGTCACACTCCTCGCGCTCGACGCCGTCGTGTTCGTCGTCGGGTCGTTCCTGCTCCCGCCGGACCCGTTCACGCAACTGCTGATGGTCGGTCCGGCGCTGTTGTTGGCACCGGCCGTCGCGTGGTGGCTCGTCTACCGCGACGGCTTCGCTCGGGTGCAGGGACTCATCGAACCTGACGAGTGA
- a CDS encoding archaemetzincin family Zn-dependent metalloprotease, translated as MLVDIVPIGDISASVKREASAGLRSVYDCDVTVQSNQAIPEGAFDRSRNQYRAEQFIELASRVGRGEKNIGITAKDLYYRRRNYVFGLAYLNGNGSVISTHRLQTSTDGGITNKPAEEVLSDRIRKEVVHEIGHTLGLEHCDNNKCVMSFSPTVREVDVKEENLCGTCSRLVH; from the coding sequence ATGCTTGTCGATATCGTGCCTATCGGGGATATTTCTGCTTCGGTGAAGCGGGAGGCCTCTGCCGGGCTTCGGTCCGTCTACGATTGTGATGTGACCGTACAGTCGAACCAGGCAATTCCGGAAGGTGCGTTCGATAGAAGCCGGAATCAGTACCGTGCAGAGCAGTTTATCGAACTCGCGAGTCGCGTCGGTCGCGGCGAGAAAAACATCGGCATCACGGCGAAGGACCTCTACTACCGTCGCCGAAACTACGTCTTCGGTCTCGCCTATCTCAATGGTAATGGTTCTGTCATCTCCACGCACCGCCTACAGACCTCTACTGATGGCGGCATCACGAACAAGCCCGCCGAAGAGGTTCTCTCGGACCGAATCCGCAAAGAGGTCGTCCACGAAATTGGACACACCCTCGGTCTCGAACACTGCGACAACAACAAGTGCGTCATGTCGTTCTCACCGACCGTCCGCGAAGTGGACGTAAAAGAAGAGAACCTCTGTGGGACCTGCAGTCGACTCGTCCACTAA
- the npdG gene encoding NADPH-dependent F420 reductase, which translates to MRIALLGGTGDIGEGLALRWAYHTDHEVIIGSRDPDKARAKADEYETELSSRGLDVKVNGFTNAMAADRATVVVLAVPPYHVSDTIEAVSDSLSEDDVLVTPATGIKREEDGFHYHPPKAGSVTALVADAVPDNVPVVGAFHNLAAGRLADLDADLGIDTLLVADDPDAKETVRLLAEGIEGLRALDGGGLANAAEIEALTPLLINIAQHNDGLHDLGVRFR; encoded by the coding sequence ATGCGAATTGCACTCCTCGGTGGGACTGGCGACATTGGTGAGGGACTCGCCCTTCGTTGGGCCTACCACACGGACCACGAGGTCATCATCGGGTCGCGTGACCCCGACAAGGCGCGAGCGAAGGCAGACGAGTACGAAACTGAACTCTCCAGTCGCGGCCTCGACGTGAAGGTAAACGGCTTCACGAACGCGATGGCTGCCGACCGCGCCACAGTGGTCGTCCTCGCTGTACCACCGTACCACGTTTCTGACACCATCGAGGCCGTCTCCGACTCACTTTCCGAAGACGACGTACTTGTCACGCCCGCAACGGGTATCAAGCGCGAGGAAGACGGGTTCCACTACCATCCACCGAAAGCCGGTAGTGTGACGGCGCTCGTCGCCGATGCGGTCCCCGACAACGTGCCTGTCGTCGGCGCATTCCACAACCTCGCGGCCGGCCGCCTCGCCGACCTCGACGCCGACCTCGGTATCGACACGCTCCTCGTCGCCGACGACCCCGACGCGAAAGAGACGGTTCGACTCCTTGCCGAAGGTATCGAGGGTCTCCGCGCGCTCGACGGCGGTGGTCTCGCCAATGCCGCAGAAATCGAGGCGCTCACGCCGCTTCTCATCAACATCGCACAGCACAACGACGGGCTTCACGACCTCGGCGTTCGGTTCCGGTAG
- a CDS encoding VOC family protein has product MTDTATETPALTDATHPGRVALRVGSLDRVVPFYRDVVGLAVERYGSRAVLSAGNTPLVVLNEAPDAPPRAGDQAGLFHLAIRVPDRGALGDVLDRIRDGATLSGASDHLVSEALYLRDPEGNGVEIYRDRPREEWPTKDDGRVKMDTLPLDLDSVLADAHGDDRAPVGTDLGHVHLEVTDLGRALDFYVDALGMNLRDDGYPNAAFVAAGGYHHHVGLNRWNDRRAPAGESHGIQWFEVVVPDAETLTAVRDSLEEHGYAVEGDGDSLSVSDPDGIGVRVALEP; this is encoded by the coding sequence ATGACTGACACCGCTACCGAGACGCCGGCACTCACGGATGCGACTCACCCCGGCCGGGTCGCACTCCGTGTCGGGTCACTTGACCGCGTTGTCCCGTTTTACCGGGACGTGGTTGGCCTCGCAGTCGAACGCTATGGGTCCCGCGCCGTGCTCTCGGCCGGAAACACACCCCTTGTCGTCCTGAACGAAGCTCCGGACGCACCGCCCCGCGCCGGAGACCAGGCCGGGTTGTTCCACCTCGCTATCCGTGTTCCCGACCGGGGTGCACTCGGCGATGTACTCGACCGCATCCGCGACGGTGCGACCCTCTCGGGTGCGTCAGACCACCTCGTGAGCGAGGCGCTCTACCTCCGCGACCCCGAAGGCAACGGGGTCGAAATCTACCGCGACCGTCCGCGCGAGGAGTGGCCGACGAAAGACGACGGCCGCGTGAAGATGGACACGCTTCCGCTCGACCTCGATTCGGTGCTGGCGGACGCACACGGCGACGACCGTGCTCCCGTCGGAACCGACCTCGGACACGTCCACCTCGAAGTAACCGACCTTGGCCGCGCCCTCGACTTCTACGTCGATGCGCTCGGGATGAACCTCCGCGATGACGGGTACCCGAATGCCGCGTTCGTCGCTGCCGGCGGATACCACCACCACGTCGGCTTGAACCGGTGGAACGACCGGCGCGCACCCGCGGGTGAGAGTCACGGTATCCAGTGGTTCGAAGTCGTCGTTCCCGACGCCGAGACACTCACCGCGGTCCGCGATTCGTTGGAAGAACACGGGTACGCAGTCGAGGGTGACGGCGACTCGCTTTCCGTCTCTGACCCGGACGGGATTGGTGTCCGCGTGGCACTCGAACCGTAA
- a CDS encoding YbhB/YbcL family Raf kinase inhibitor-like protein, with the protein MIPDGSGDRRNGLKLRSPAFDKGSSIPRKYGYTNQNVSPPLQISGVPSDTASLALVMDDPDAVKPAGKVWDHWVVWNIDPETTDIAEGESPTGATEGKNSYGERGYGGPNPPDGEHTYRFLLYALDTTLDLSAGATKADLKTAISGHVLAETQLTGTYAP; encoded by the coding sequence ATGATACCTGATGGCTCAGGTGATCGCCGGAACGGCCTCAAACTCCGAAGCCCGGCGTTTGACAAGGGGAGTTCGATTCCCCGGAAATACGGCTACACGAACCAGAACGTAAGTCCTCCGCTCCAAATCAGCGGCGTCCCGTCGGATACAGCGTCACTGGCGCTCGTGATGGACGACCCCGACGCGGTGAAGCCGGCGGGGAAGGTGTGGGACCACTGGGTCGTCTGGAATATCGACCCCGAGACTACCGACATCGCCGAGGGAGAGTCACCAACGGGTGCGACCGAAGGGAAAAACAGCTACGGTGAACGCGGATACGGCGGTCCCAACCCGCCGGACGGAGAACACACCTACCGGTTCCTCCTGTACGCGCTCGATACCACGCTTGACCTCAGCGCGGGTGCGACGAAAGCGGACCTGAAGACGGCGATTTCGGGGCACGTGCTCGCCGAGACGCAGTTGACCGGAACGTACGCGCCGTGA
- the rtcA gene encoding RNA 3'-terminal phosphate cyclase, whose product MHRLDGAAGGGQLLRTALSLSLVTGESFEMDNIRGNRSTPGLRPQHVACVSVAGSVANADVDGEYEGSSRLQFSPDGIRADPVEASVGTAGSTTLVCETLLPVAVALDDPLSLTVTGGTDVRWSPPTDYLRHVKRPLCSTFGVDFDVNVSRRGFYPAGGGKLAVRINPAKPKSLDLLHCPQLDEIHVYSVASEALSDASVGERQVEGVRDALAGADIEAPVRSSVSAVESTSPGTAVVVVARSGDIVAGFDAYGERGVPAEAVGEKAAESFLDWYRGDAPVDHHMADQLLVWVALVGGRVRIPEVTEHVRTNLDVIRAFGYEVDVRDEGESAVVERVE is encoded by the coding sequence ATGCACCGGCTCGACGGTGCCGCAGGCGGCGGCCAACTGCTCCGAACGGCGCTTTCGCTCTCGCTCGTCACTGGCGAGTCGTTCGAGATGGACAACATCCGTGGGAATCGCTCGACACCCGGACTCAGGCCACAACACGTCGCGTGCGTCTCTGTCGCCGGTTCCGTCGCCAACGCCGACGTTGACGGGGAATACGAGGGGTCTTCGAGGCTCCAATTTTCGCCCGACGGGATTCGCGCCGACCCGGTCGAAGCGTCGGTCGGAACTGCGGGGAGTACGACGCTCGTCTGTGAGACACTGCTGCCCGTCGCTGTCGCACTCGACGACCCACTTTCTCTCACTGTCACCGGCGGGACCGACGTTCGGTGGTCGCCGCCGACGGACTACCTTCGACACGTGAAGCGTCCGCTGTGTTCGACGTTCGGCGTCGACTTCGATGTGAACGTCTCTCGACGCGGGTTCTACCCTGCTGGCGGCGGCAAACTCGCCGTTCGAATTAACCCGGCGAAGCCGAAGTCGCTGGACCTGCTCCACTGCCCGCAACTCGATGAGATACACGTCTACTCGGTCGCCAGCGAGGCACTTTCCGACGCATCTGTCGGGGAGCGGCAGGTCGAAGGCGTCCGAGACGCACTGGCCGGGGCGGACATCGAAGCCCCGGTTCGGTCGTCCGTCTCCGCCGTCGAAAGTACGTCACCCGGAACGGCAGTGGTCGTCGTTGCGCGGTCTGGCGACATCGTAGCTGGCTTTGACGCTTACGGCGAACGCGGCGTCCCGGCCGAGGCGGTCGGAGAAAAAGCGGCCGAATCGTTTCTCGACTGGTACCGCGGCGACGCACCCGTCGACCATCATATGGCCGACCAACTGCTCGTCTGGGTCGCCCTCGTGGGTGGACGCGTTCGGATTCCCGAAGTAACCGAACACGTCCGGACGAATCTCGACGTGATTCGAGCCTTCGGCTACGAGGTCGATGTGCGAGACGAAGGTGAGAGCGCGGTCGTCGAACGAGTCGAATAG
- a CDS encoding UPF0146 family protein has product MRDSLRDALVTRLMGYERVVEVGIGRKPAVAAELAEHGVEVVAVDVHDFPVPEDVQFVHDDVFARVDSSEPGPYEAVDAIYALNIPVELHRPTARIARRVGADFLFTTLGYDEPSIPVSRESLPGDTLFVADDSARDRGRGRGLDRSQE; this is encoded by the coding sequence GTGAGAGACTCGTTGCGTGACGCTCTCGTAACACGATTGATGGGTTACGAGCGGGTGGTCGAAGTCGGCATCGGACGCAAACCAGCAGTGGCGGCCGAACTCGCCGAACACGGCGTCGAAGTCGTCGCCGTCGACGTTCACGACTTCCCCGTCCCTGAGGACGTCCAATTCGTCCACGACGACGTGTTTGCCCGTGTAGATTCGAGCGAACCCGGCCCCTACGAAGCTGTGGACGCTATTTATGCGCTCAATATCCCCGTCGAGTTGCACCGACCGACCGCCCGTATCGCCCGCCGCGTCGGTGCCGACTTCCTCTTTACGACGCTCGGGTACGACGAACCGTCGATTCCCGTCTCCCGCGAGTCACTGCCCGGTGATACTTTGTTCGTCGCCGACGACAGCGCACGGGATCGAGGTCGGGGTCGGGGTCTCGACCGTAGCCAAGAGTAA
- a CDS encoding universal stress protein codes for MHFVVAVDGSEAADRALDYALTMAEPQGAAVTIVHSVEPRVLVEGGEEPVVGVAGTGDRIVAESLEDAETRAGSVLEEAEAHATEAGVETTTELLYGDPVEALPSYVDDVDADGIFVGHRGLSKQYEGLVGSVAKELVERSPCPVTVVR; via the coding sequence ATGCACTTCGTCGTTGCAGTAGACGGGTCCGAGGCCGCAGACCGGGCGCTCGACTACGCGCTCACCATGGCCGAACCGCAAGGTGCGGCGGTCACAATCGTCCATTCGGTCGAACCGCGCGTCCTCGTCGAAGGGGGCGAAGAGCCAGTTGTGGGTGTCGCAGGCACCGGCGACCGAATCGTCGCCGAAAGTCTCGAAGACGCCGAAACGCGGGCCGGAAGCGTTCTCGAAGAGGCCGAAGCGCACGCCACCGAGGCGGGCGTCGAGACGACCACTGAACTCCTCTACGGCGACCCCGTCGAGGCGCTTCCATCCTACGTCGACGACGTGGACGCTGACGGAATCTTCGTCGGCCATCGCGGCCTCTCGAAACAGTACGAAGGTCTCGTCGGCAGCGTCGCCAAGGAGTTGGTCGAACGCTCACCCTGTCCGGTTACCGTCGTCCGCTGA